A region from the Musa acuminata AAA Group cultivar baxijiao chromosome BXJ1-10, Cavendish_Baxijiao_AAA, whole genome shotgun sequence genome encodes:
- the LOC135594881 gene encoding L-type lectin-domain containing receptor kinase S.4-like: MPKSPIFFTLLLSLFLSAAAQQDEFVYIGFSGDADGGGSNMSLNGVAEIENRGILRLTNETTGVAFSFSTTFAFAIVPEYTKLGGHGLAFTIAPTKELPGALPSQYLGLMNASDVGNATNHLFAVEFDTVQDFEFDDVNDNHVGVDVNSLVSNPTASAAYYGDDGVKKDLNLKGGYTIQAWVDYDGAEKVLNVTLSPFSTKPSTPLLSFQVDLSPVLLDDMFVGFSASTGLLASTHYLFGWSFKMKGACRSLELSSLPSLPQPKKKNVTLTVVISVTTFVLLIAAAAATAYLFYWIKNADVIEAWELACGPHRFSYEELKRATEGFRDQQLLGFGGFGKVYKGTLPGSRVEVAVKRVSHESRQGIREFLAEIASVGRLRHRNLVQLRGWCRRHGDLFLVYDYMPNGSLDKFLFRDDSLGQRLRPVLSWPQRFRILRGVASALLYLHEEWEHVVIHRDVKASNVLLDAEFNPRLGDFGLAKLHDHGANPSTTRAVGTLGYLAPELTRTGKATTSSDVYAFGALVLEVVCGRRPVEPKALLEELVLVDWVWERWTAGRWADVVDHRLGDDYDREEAVVAIKVGLWCSHPSAVARPGTREVVRYLDGGDAAEVPPLAGPPEEYDAGESNGGFDDFVHSYLASSEKISKGSAALGQEASPTCV, encoded by the coding sequence atgCCTAAAAGTCCAATCTTTTTCactcttctcctctctcttttcctcTCGGCTGCCGCCCAGCAAGACGAATTTGTCTACATAGGCTTCTCCGGCGATGCAGATGGCGGCGGAAGCAACATGAGCTTGAACGGCGTGGCGGAGATCGAGAACAGAGGGATCCTGCGGCTGACGAACGAGACGACTGGCGTAGCCTTTTCCTTCTCCACCACCTTCGCGTTCGCCATCGTGCCCGAGTACACCAAGCTCGGTGGCCATGGCCTCGCCTTCACCATTGCGCCGACCAAAGAGCTCCCGGGGGCCCTGCCCAGCCAGTATCTCGGCCTCATGAATGCTTCCGACGTCGGAAACGCCACCAACCACTTATTCGCCGTGGAGTTCGACACCGTCCAGGACTTCGAGTTCGACGACGTCAACGATAACCACGTCGGCGTCGACGTTAACAGCTTGGTCTCTAACCCGACAGCTTCCGCCGCTTATTATGGCGACGATGGCGTCAAGAAGGACCTCAATCTCAAGGGTGGTTACACAATCCAGGCTTGGGTAGACTACGACGGAGCCGAGAAGGTCCTCAACGTCACCCTTTCCCCTTTCTCCACGAAGCCGAGTACTCCGCTGCTATCGTTTCAGGTGGATTTGTCCCCCGTCCTCCTCGACGACATGTTCGTGGGCTTCTCGGCGTCAACTGGACTGCTCGCGAGCACCCATTACCTCTTCGGATGGAGTTTTAAAATGAAGGGCGCCTGTCGATCCCTCGAACTCTCCTCCCTGCCGTCGCTGCCTCAACCGAAGAAGAAAAATGTCACCTTGACTGTCGTTATCTCTGTCACGACCTTTGTTCTACTgatcgctgccgccgccgccacagcCTACCTCTTCTACTGGATCAAGAATGCCGATGTGATCGAGGCGTGGGAGCTCGCCTGCGGCCCGCATCGCTTCTCCTACGAGGAGCTGAAGCGAGCCACCGAGGGGTTTCGAGACCAACAGCTCCTGGGCTTCGGCGGGTTCGGAAAGGTCTACAAGGGGACCCTTCCGGGCTCGCGGGTGGAGGTGGCGGTGAAGCGAGTGTCCCACGAGTCAAGGCAGGGGATCCGCgagttcttggcggagatagccaGCGTGGGGCGGCTCCGCCACCGGAACCTGGTCCAGCTCCGGGGCTGGTGCCGCCGCCACGGAGACCTGTTCTTGGTGTACGATTACATGCCCAACGGCAGCCTCGACAAGTTCCTGTTTCGCGACGACTCTCTCGGCCAGCGGCTAAGGCCGGTCCTTTCGTGGCCACAGCGCTTCAGGATCCTCCGCGGCGTCGCCTCCGCGCTCCTCTACCTTCACGAGGAGTGGGAGCACGTCGTGATCCACCGAGACGTCAAGGCCAGCAACGTCCTCCTCGACGCCGAGTTCAACCCCCGCCTTGGCGACTTCGGGCTGGCCAAGCTCCACGACCACGGCGCTAACCCCAGCACCACCCGCGCGGTGGGCACCCTGGGCTACCTCGCGCCCGAGCTCACCCGCACCGGCAAAGCCACCACCAGCTCCGACGTGTACGCATTCGGCGCCCTGGTGCTTGAGGTGGTGTGCGGGCGGCGGCCTGTCGAGCCGAAGGCGTTGCTGGAGGAGCTGGTGCTGGTGGACTGGGTATGGGAGCGGTGGACTGCGGGGCGGTGGGCGGACGTGGTGGACCACCGGCTGGGCGACGACTACGACCGCGAAGAGGCGGTGGTGGCTATAAAGGTGGGGCTTTGGTGCTCCCACCCCTCAGCAGTGGCCAGGCCAGGCACGAGGGAGGTGGTGCGTTACCTCGATGGTGGAGACGCCGCGGAGGTGCCGCCATTGGCCGGACCCCCGGAGGAATACGACGCCGGCGAGAGCAACGGCGGGTTCGACGACTTCGTGCATTCCTACCTTGCCTCCTCCGAGAAGATCTCCAAGGGTTCGGCTGCTCTTGGACAAGAAGCTTCCCCTACCTGTGTTTAG
- the LOC135595216 gene encoding putative cyclin-D7-1 — protein sequence MSENLFFPLMESSGPCLLCDEEPFLVSPTPSPRPSSSPPPNADEDRDNSLRDLLEREHQYAPRRGYLAYLRQSSNLSAARTRAVRYIAQVCSRLNLATGTAFSAVNYLDRFISMNCVMRWEEWMVDLLSVACLSIASKMDEVSIPSWYDLQMEDLSHSFAASTIQEMELMVLERLDWRLACITPLSYVEVLTWGSEHTRTPCIARTIELLLCALSESEFLRFDPSSVAVSALKTIAGSEAGFFFSMLPFLIPLQHTGEVNGCQKMMDELSIRTHSVVYLRTAQCVPHVAEADPN from the exons ATGTCAGAGAACCTCTTCTTTCCCTTGATGGAGAGCAGCGGTCCGTGCCTCTTGTGCGACGAGGAGCCCTTCCTTGTTAGTCCCACACCATCACCGAGACCTTCTTCTTCACCTCCACCCAACGCCGACGAAGACCGAGATAACAGCCTGCGTGATCTCCTGGAGCGGGAGCATCAGTATGCGCCCCGACGTGGCTACTTAGCTTACCTGCGGCAGTCTTCCAATCTCTCCGCTGCAAGAACCAGAGCAGTACGATACATCGCACAG GTTTGCAGCCGGTTAAACCTGGCTACCGGCACCGCCTTCAGCGCTGTGAACTACCTCGATCGATTCATCTCCATGAACTGTGTCATG AGGTGGGAAGAGTGGATGGTGGACCTGTTATCGGTCGCCTGCCTCTCCATTGCTTCCAAGATGGACGAGGTCTCCATTCCTTCGTGGTATGATCTCCAG ATGGAGGACCTGAGCCATTCGTTTGCGGCGAGCACGATCCAAGAGATGGAATTGATGGTCCTCGAGAGGCTGGACTGGCGGCTCGCATGCATCACGCCCTTGTCGTACGTGGAAGTCCTGACGTGGGGTTCGGAGCACACACGCACTCCGTGCATTGCTCGCACGATCGAGCTCCTCCTCTGCGCTTTATCAG AGAGCGAATTCCTCCGTTTTGATCCGTCGAGCGTGGCAGTGTCGGCTCTCAAAACCATCGCAGGAAGCGAAGCCGGCTTCTTCTTCTCCATGCTCCCCTTCTTGATTCCTCTGCAACACACG GGGGAGGTTAATGGATGCCAGAAGATGATGGATGAGCTCTCCATACGCACGCATTCTGTGGTTTACTTGAGAACGGCTCAGTGCGTTCCTCATGTAGCAGAAGCAGACCCAAATTGA